A single genomic interval of Daucus carota subsp. sativus chromosome 1, DH1 v3.0, whole genome shotgun sequence harbors:
- the LOC108215535 gene encoding calcium-transporting ATPase 4, plasma membrane-type-like isoform X2, which translates to MDVLSHNEKIRIALYVQKAALQFIDAVRIKSDYKLSDKVRDAGFGIEPEELQSINRSRDAKCLDAHGGVKGFALKLKVSLKEGVMSSNVPLIQDIYGYNRVTEKPMKPFWMFVWEALQDMTLIILMVCAVVSVGVGIATEGWPKGMYDGVGIILCIILVVVVTAVSDYKQSLQFKDLDREKRNIMIQVTRDGSRQSVSIYDIVVGDIVHLSIGDQVPADGLFISGYSITVDESSLSGESEPVNVNAKNPFLLSGTKVQDGSGKMLVTSVGMMTEWGRLMLTLSEGGDDETPLQVKLNGVATIIGKIGLAFAVMTFVVMTARFVIVKAVHHDISKWSMADALNLLNFFAIAVTILVVAVPEGLPLAVTLSLAFAMKKLMNDRALVRHLSACETMGSANCICTDKTGTLTTNHMEVTKIWICDEAKDIGSADNTGNVLESSISENALSTLLHSIFHNTNAEVVKDKDGKTNIMGSPTESALLEFALLFQGDYMAQSKKAQIMKVEPFNSIKKKMSVVVALPGGGHRAFCKGASEIILGMCDKIISKNGESVPLSEEQRKNITTVINGFASEALRTLCLAFQDMDTSKSNADSIPEDSYTFIAVVGIKDPVRPGVREAVKTCLRAGVKVRMVTGDNIHTAKAIARECGILTDDGVAIEGPNFRDKSAEELQDIIPKLQVMARSLPLDKHKLVQLLRNEYQEVVAVTGDGTNDAPALHEADIGLAMGIAGTEVAKENSDIVVMDDNFKTIVTVAKWGRSVYINIQKFVQFQLTVNVVALMTNFVSACVSGSAPLTAVQLLWVNMIMDTLGALALATEPPTDELMQRPPVGRNVHFITKIMWRNIIGQSIYQLIVLGILKFDGKRLFHLHGADSFSVLNTLIFNTFVFCQVFNEINSRDMEKINIFKGMFDSWVFMMVMVSTVAFQIVIVEFLGTFAETVPLSKELWLASVLMGAVSLPIGALLKLIPVSSIECPRHHDGYEQLPSGPDLA; encoded by the exons ATGGATGTTCTCAGTCACAAT GAAAAAATCAGAATAGCTTTGTATGTGCAAAAGGCAGCATTACAATTCATTGATG CTGTTAGGATCAAATCAGATTACAAGCTTTCTGATAAAGTTAGAGATGCTGGATTTGGCATTGAACCGGAAGAGCTTCAAAGCATAAACAGGTCTCGTGATGCCAAGTGTTTGGATGCTCATGGAGGTGTAAAGGGATTTGCGTTAAAACTCAAAGTGTCACTCAAGGAAGGAGTAATGTCAAGCAATGTACCTCTAATACAAGATATTTATGGCTATAATCGCGTTACTGAGAAGCCTATGAAGCCATTTTGGATGTTTGTATGGGAAGCACTTCAAGATATGACACTTATAATTCTGATGGTATGTGCTGTTGTTTCTGTCGGTGTTGGAATTGCAACAGAAGGGTGGCCTAAAGGTATGTATGATGGTGTTGGaattatattatgtataatCTTGGTTGTGGTGGTAACTGCGGTTAGTGACTACAAACAGTCCTTACAATTTAAGGACTTGGATAGGGAGAAAAGGAATATTATGATTCAGGTAACAAGGGATGGAAGCAGACAAAGTGTGTCAATCTATGATATAGTAGTTGGTGACATTGTTCATTTGTCTATTGGAGATCAAGTTCCTGCAGATGGGCTTTTCATATCTGGTTATAGCATTACAGTTGATGAATCCAGCTTATCTGGGGAGAGTGAGCCTGTGAATGTGAATGCGAAAAACCCTTTCCTCTTGTCAGGGACTAAAGTGCAAGATGGTTCTGGGAAAATGCTCGTGACTTCTGTTGGAATGATGACTGAATGGGGAAGATTGATGCTGACTTTAAGTGAAGGAGGAGATGATGAGACTCCATTGCAAGTTAAACTTAATGGCGTAGCTACAATTATAGGAAAGATTGGGCTGGCTTTTGCAGTAATGACATTCGTGGTTATGACAGCAAGGTTTGTCATTGTGAAAGCAGTTCATCATGATATATCCAAATGGTCTATGGCTGATgctttgaatcttttaaatttcttCGCGATTGCAGTGACCATACTTGTGGTAGCAGTTCCAGAAGGCTTACCACTAGCAGTGACGCTAAGTTTAGCCTTTGCAATGAAGAAATTGATGAATGATAGGGCGCTTGTTAGGCATCTCTCTGCATGTGAGACAATGGGTTCTGCTAACTGCATTTGTACCGACAAAACTGGAACCTTGACCACAAATCATATGGAAGTTACTAAAATTTGGATATGTGATGAAGCCAAGGATATAGGTAGTGCAGACAATACTGGAAATGTATTAGAGTCTTCAATATCTGAAAACGCTTTGAGTACCCTTTTGCATTCTATATTTCATAATACTAATGCTGAGGTTGTGAAAGATAAAGATGGCAAGACTAACATTATGGGTTCCCCTACAGAATCAGCTTTGTTAGAGTTTGCATTACTTTTCCAAGGCGATTACATGGCACAGAGCAAAAAAGCTCAGATCATGAAAGTTGAGCCTTTCAATTCCATCAAGAAAAAGATGTCTGTTGTTGTTGCTCTTCCAGGTGGCGGGCATCGAGCATTCTGTAAAGGGGCATCTGAAATAATTTTAGGAATGTGTGATAAGATTATTAGTAAAAATGGTGAATCCGTGCCCTTATCTGAAGAGCAGAGAAAGAACATCACAACTGTGATCAACGGTTTTGCTTCTGAAGCTCTCAGAACTCTTTGTTTAGCTTTCCAGGACATGGATACTTCAAAGTCCAATGCAGACAGTATTCCTGAAGATAGCTATACTTTCATTGCAGTTGTTGGAATTAAAGATCCAGTTCGCCCAGGGGTAAGGGAAGCTGTGAAAACTTGTTTACGTGCTGGAGTGAAGGTTCGGATGGTCACCGGTGACAACATTCATACTGCCAAGGCCATAGCTAGAGAATGCGGCATTTTGACGGATGATGGTGTGGCCATAGAAGGACCAAATTTTCGCGATAAAAGTGCAGAGGAGTTGCAGGACATTATACCTAAATTACAG GTGATGGCTCGATCATTGCCCCTGGACAAGCACAAATTAGTACAATTGTTGAGAAATGAATACCAGGAAGTTGTGGCAGTCACTGGAGATGGGACAAATGATGCTCCGGCATTACATGAGGCCGATATTGGGCTCGCTATGGGCATAGCAGGAACAGAG GTTGCGAAAGAAAATTCAGATATAGTAGTAATGGATGACAATTTTAAGACCATAGTGACAGTAGCCAAATGGGGTAGATCAGTTTACATCAACATTCAGAAATTCGTTCAGTTTCAGCTGACTGTTAATGTCGTCGCGCTCATGACCAATTTTGTTTCAGCATGTGTATCAG GATCAGCTCCCCTTACAGCTGTGCAGTTACTTTGGGTTAATATGATTATGGACACTCTTGGCGCCTTAGCACTTGCCACAGAACCTCCAACCGATGAGCTGATGCAGAGGCCTCCCGTTGGCAGAAACGTTCACTTCATAACTAAGATCATGTGGAGGAACATCATTGGCCAAAGCATTTATCAGCTCATAGTTTTGGGCATTCTTAAGTTTGATGGGAAGCGCCTTTTTCACCTTCATGGTGCTGATTCCTTTTCTGTTCTGAACACACTGATTTTCAACACCTTCGTGTTTTGCCAG GTTTTCAATGAAATAAACAGCAGGGACatggagaagataaatatatttaaaggaaTGTTTGATAGTTGGGTTTTCATGATGGTCATGGTGTCCACAGTAGCATTTCAGATCGTAATAGTAGAATTTCTAGGAACATTTGCAGAAACCGTGCCTCTGAGTAAAGAGCTTTGGCTAGCCAGTGTACTGATGGGAGCAGTAAGCTTACCTATCGGAGCTCTTCTGAAGCTGATTCCTGTTTCATCCATCGAGTGTCCGCGACATCATGATGGATATGAGCAACTCCCAAGTGGTCCTGATCTGGCATGA
- the LOC108215535 gene encoding calcium-transporting ATPase 4, plasma membrane-type-like isoform X1 — MKPVTMEEYMEYYLKKNFEVEAKNTSEEALKKWRDAVWLVKNPRRRFRMVADLDKRAEADRKRQDIQEKIRIALYVQKAALQFIDAVRIKSDYKLSDKVRDAGFGIEPEELQSINRSRDAKCLDAHGGVKGFALKLKVSLKEGVMSSNVPLIQDIYGYNRVTEKPMKPFWMFVWEALQDMTLIILMVCAVVSVGVGIATEGWPKGMYDGVGIILCIILVVVVTAVSDYKQSLQFKDLDREKRNIMIQVTRDGSRQSVSIYDIVVGDIVHLSIGDQVPADGLFISGYSITVDESSLSGESEPVNVNAKNPFLLSGTKVQDGSGKMLVTSVGMMTEWGRLMLTLSEGGDDETPLQVKLNGVATIIGKIGLAFAVMTFVVMTARFVIVKAVHHDISKWSMADALNLLNFFAIAVTILVVAVPEGLPLAVTLSLAFAMKKLMNDRALVRHLSACETMGSANCICTDKTGTLTTNHMEVTKIWICDEAKDIGSADNTGNVLESSISENALSTLLHSIFHNTNAEVVKDKDGKTNIMGSPTESALLEFALLFQGDYMAQSKKAQIMKVEPFNSIKKKMSVVVALPGGGHRAFCKGASEIILGMCDKIISKNGESVPLSEEQRKNITTVINGFASEALRTLCLAFQDMDTSKSNADSIPEDSYTFIAVVGIKDPVRPGVREAVKTCLRAGVKVRMVTGDNIHTAKAIARECGILTDDGVAIEGPNFRDKSAEELQDIIPKLQVMARSLPLDKHKLVQLLRNEYQEVVAVTGDGTNDAPALHEADIGLAMGIAGTEVAKENSDIVVMDDNFKTIVTVAKWGRSVYINIQKFVQFQLTVNVVALMTNFVSACVSGSAPLTAVQLLWVNMIMDTLGALALATEPPTDELMQRPPVGRNVHFITKIMWRNIIGQSIYQLIVLGILKFDGKRLFHLHGADSFSVLNTLIFNTFVFCQVFNEINSRDMEKINIFKGMFDSWVFMMVMVSTVAFQIVIVEFLGTFAETVPLSKELWLASVLMGAVSLPIGALLKLIPVSSIECPRHHDGYEQLPSGPDLA, encoded by the exons ATGAAACCGGTAACAATGGAAGAGTATATGGAGTATTATTTGAAGAAGAACTTCGAGGTTGAGGCGAAAAATACCTCTGAAGAGGCTTTGAAAAAATGGAGAGATGCTGTCTGGTTGGTCAAGAATCCTCGCCGGAGATTTCGCATGGTTGCCGATCTCGACAAACGTGCCGAGGCCGACCGCAAGCGTCAAGATATCCAG GAAAAAATCAGAATAGCTTTGTATGTGCAAAAGGCAGCATTACAATTCATTGATG CTGTTAGGATCAAATCAGATTACAAGCTTTCTGATAAAGTTAGAGATGCTGGATTTGGCATTGAACCGGAAGAGCTTCAAAGCATAAACAGGTCTCGTGATGCCAAGTGTTTGGATGCTCATGGAGGTGTAAAGGGATTTGCGTTAAAACTCAAAGTGTCACTCAAGGAAGGAGTAATGTCAAGCAATGTACCTCTAATACAAGATATTTATGGCTATAATCGCGTTACTGAGAAGCCTATGAAGCCATTTTGGATGTTTGTATGGGAAGCACTTCAAGATATGACACTTATAATTCTGATGGTATGTGCTGTTGTTTCTGTCGGTGTTGGAATTGCAACAGAAGGGTGGCCTAAAGGTATGTATGATGGTGTTGGaattatattatgtataatCTTGGTTGTGGTGGTAACTGCGGTTAGTGACTACAAACAGTCCTTACAATTTAAGGACTTGGATAGGGAGAAAAGGAATATTATGATTCAGGTAACAAGGGATGGAAGCAGACAAAGTGTGTCAATCTATGATATAGTAGTTGGTGACATTGTTCATTTGTCTATTGGAGATCAAGTTCCTGCAGATGGGCTTTTCATATCTGGTTATAGCATTACAGTTGATGAATCCAGCTTATCTGGGGAGAGTGAGCCTGTGAATGTGAATGCGAAAAACCCTTTCCTCTTGTCAGGGACTAAAGTGCAAGATGGTTCTGGGAAAATGCTCGTGACTTCTGTTGGAATGATGACTGAATGGGGAAGATTGATGCTGACTTTAAGTGAAGGAGGAGATGATGAGACTCCATTGCAAGTTAAACTTAATGGCGTAGCTACAATTATAGGAAAGATTGGGCTGGCTTTTGCAGTAATGACATTCGTGGTTATGACAGCAAGGTTTGTCATTGTGAAAGCAGTTCATCATGATATATCCAAATGGTCTATGGCTGATgctttgaatcttttaaatttcttCGCGATTGCAGTGACCATACTTGTGGTAGCAGTTCCAGAAGGCTTACCACTAGCAGTGACGCTAAGTTTAGCCTTTGCAATGAAGAAATTGATGAATGATAGGGCGCTTGTTAGGCATCTCTCTGCATGTGAGACAATGGGTTCTGCTAACTGCATTTGTACCGACAAAACTGGAACCTTGACCACAAATCATATGGAAGTTACTAAAATTTGGATATGTGATGAAGCCAAGGATATAGGTAGTGCAGACAATACTGGAAATGTATTAGAGTCTTCAATATCTGAAAACGCTTTGAGTACCCTTTTGCATTCTATATTTCATAATACTAATGCTGAGGTTGTGAAAGATAAAGATGGCAAGACTAACATTATGGGTTCCCCTACAGAATCAGCTTTGTTAGAGTTTGCATTACTTTTCCAAGGCGATTACATGGCACAGAGCAAAAAAGCTCAGATCATGAAAGTTGAGCCTTTCAATTCCATCAAGAAAAAGATGTCTGTTGTTGTTGCTCTTCCAGGTGGCGGGCATCGAGCATTCTGTAAAGGGGCATCTGAAATAATTTTAGGAATGTGTGATAAGATTATTAGTAAAAATGGTGAATCCGTGCCCTTATCTGAAGAGCAGAGAAAGAACATCACAACTGTGATCAACGGTTTTGCTTCTGAAGCTCTCAGAACTCTTTGTTTAGCTTTCCAGGACATGGATACTTCAAAGTCCAATGCAGACAGTATTCCTGAAGATAGCTATACTTTCATTGCAGTTGTTGGAATTAAAGATCCAGTTCGCCCAGGGGTAAGGGAAGCTGTGAAAACTTGTTTACGTGCTGGAGTGAAGGTTCGGATGGTCACCGGTGACAACATTCATACTGCCAAGGCCATAGCTAGAGAATGCGGCATTTTGACGGATGATGGTGTGGCCATAGAAGGACCAAATTTTCGCGATAAAAGTGCAGAGGAGTTGCAGGACATTATACCTAAATTACAG GTGATGGCTCGATCATTGCCCCTGGACAAGCACAAATTAGTACAATTGTTGAGAAATGAATACCAGGAAGTTGTGGCAGTCACTGGAGATGGGACAAATGATGCTCCGGCATTACATGAGGCCGATATTGGGCTCGCTATGGGCATAGCAGGAACAGAG GTTGCGAAAGAAAATTCAGATATAGTAGTAATGGATGACAATTTTAAGACCATAGTGACAGTAGCCAAATGGGGTAGATCAGTTTACATCAACATTCAGAAATTCGTTCAGTTTCAGCTGACTGTTAATGTCGTCGCGCTCATGACCAATTTTGTTTCAGCATGTGTATCAG GATCAGCTCCCCTTACAGCTGTGCAGTTACTTTGGGTTAATATGATTATGGACACTCTTGGCGCCTTAGCACTTGCCACAGAACCTCCAACCGATGAGCTGATGCAGAGGCCTCCCGTTGGCAGAAACGTTCACTTCATAACTAAGATCATGTGGAGGAACATCATTGGCCAAAGCATTTATCAGCTCATAGTTTTGGGCATTCTTAAGTTTGATGGGAAGCGCCTTTTTCACCTTCATGGTGCTGATTCCTTTTCTGTTCTGAACACACTGATTTTCAACACCTTCGTGTTTTGCCAG GTTTTCAATGAAATAAACAGCAGGGACatggagaagataaatatatttaaaggaaTGTTTGATAGTTGGGTTTTCATGATGGTCATGGTGTCCACAGTAGCATTTCAGATCGTAATAGTAGAATTTCTAGGAACATTTGCAGAAACCGTGCCTCTGAGTAAAGAGCTTTGGCTAGCCAGTGTACTGATGGGAGCAGTAAGCTTACCTATCGGAGCTCTTCTGAAGCTGATTCCTGTTTCATCCATCGAGTGTCCGCGACATCATGATGGATATGAGCAACTCCCAAGTGGTCCTGATCTGGCATGA